Proteins encoded in a region of the Paramagnetospirillum magneticum AMB-1 genome:
- a CDS encoding DUF4384 domain-containing protein — MIRWTILLALLLAPAAAKADWVAARAERLFPPEQSEAEACRLAEDKAKEDAVRRITGERLSSEELMRCSEQGDQAECTHNSAVWSMVDGDVRAIRNRRVETLAVLDGVRKCVVDLEAEVVVPPGRPDPAFDLGVRLNGAVYRQGEPLEITLSPSQPMGVAVFQWLPYETGEAQVSRILPNPYDRLSHIDRQTTIPSEMGRKRYVLRADFPPALEGKRRMVDEYLMVVATRNPVEFRDSYSLDEFKARLLELPRGESRMVRKAYSILRAEK, encoded by the coding sequence ATGATCCGTTGGACGATCCTTCTGGCTCTTCTCCTGGCCCCGGCCGCCGCCAAGGCCGACTGGGTGGCGGCGCGGGCCGAGCGCCTGTTCCCGCCGGAACAGTCCGAGGCCGAAGCCTGCCGCCTGGCCGAGGACAAGGCCAAGGAGGACGCGGTCCGCCGGATCACCGGCGAACGCCTGTCGTCGGAAGAGCTGATGCGCTGTTCCGAACAGGGCGATCAGGCTGAATGCACCCACAATTCCGCCGTCTGGAGCATGGTCGACGGCGATGTGCGCGCCATCCGCAACCGCCGGGTGGAAACCTTGGCCGTGCTGGACGGCGTCCGCAAATGCGTGGTGGACCTGGAGGCCGAGGTGGTGGTGCCGCCGGGCCGTCCCGATCCGGCGTTCGACCTGGGGGTCCGGCTCAATGGCGCGGTTTATCGCCAGGGCGAGCCCCTGGAGATCACCCTCTCCCCCAGCCAGCCCATGGGCGTGGCGGTGTTCCAGTGGCTGCCCTACGAGACGGGCGAGGCCCAGGTGTCGCGCATCCTGCCCAATCCTTACGACCGTCTCAGCCACATCGACCGCCAGACCACCATTCCCTCGGAGATGGGGCGCAAGCGCTATGTGCTGCGCGCCGACTTCCCCCCGGCGCTGGAGGGCAAGCGGCGCATGGTCGACGAATACCTGATGGTGGTAGCCACCCGAAACCCCGTGGAGTTCCGCGACAGCTACAGCCTGGATGAGTTCAAGGCCCGCCTGCTGGAACTGCCGCGCGGCGAGTCCCGCATGGTGCGCAAGGCCTACTCCATCCTGAGGGCCGAGAAATGA
- a CDS encoding S1 family peptidase, with protein sequence MRGLRIIAWILFLGFPTVAPTCAQAAPAAGAQAMDQAMALIDAEQYQAAIAVLRGLDPQSAAQAAEIDRALGRIYLGLGKAGKAAEFFEQALTTSLESEAESTLGLAEAKMALGHLAQARRHAESVLKTDPDQLQAHLVLARIDQRLGRAADATLRLENLSRQRPDSEEVAVMLARYQARAFSPATAAERLGQFLRRHPDSAEASDVLGLLLWEMGRKAEALKARDRAAELFRQRGRDGRAAAILQWRQNVAPEARPAEASPPTPAPEPPPPAVAPIPEVKSLQPPPPPPPPAPPPSRPRSFQALANPEPLPFKPGTPVLFGSGIVLEGGRQVITNRHVVDGARDTAIRNGTGHVRRARVIKVSAEDDLALLELSEPFPEGDAMPISAISDGAPGRAAIVMGFPLITVLGDEQPALAEGIVSKMGGLNGDPASFQMTTKLNQGNSGGPVFDRSGRLIGIAVAKLDTADLKSRSGISAEDVNFAIKSSRLLRFLGRKGGGKAAAGDMSLEDLYQSMLPRVVLIASPK encoded by the coding sequence ATGCGGGGACTTCGGATCATTGCCTGGATATTATTCCTCGGTTTCCCGACCGTGGCGCCGACCTGCGCCCAGGCCGCCCCGGCGGCGGGGGCTCAGGCCATGGATCAGGCCATGGCCCTGATCGACGCCGAGCAATATCAGGCCGCCATCGCCGTCCTGCGCGGCCTGGACCCGCAATCCGCTGCCCAGGCGGCCGAGATCGACCGGGCGCTGGGCCGCATCTATCTCGGCCTGGGCAAGGCGGGCAAGGCCGCCGAGTTTTTCGAGCAGGCGCTGACCACCTCGCTGGAGTCCGAAGCCGAATCCACCCTGGGTCTGGCGGAAGCCAAAATGGCCCTGGGACACTTGGCCCAGGCGCGCCGCCACGCCGAAAGCGTCCTCAAGACCGACCCGGATCAACTCCAGGCCCATCTGGTGCTGGCCCGTATCGACCAGCGTCTGGGCCGGGCGGCGGACGCTACTCTCCGGCTGGAAAACCTGTCCCGCCAGCGCCCCGATAGCGAAGAGGTGGCGGTGATGCTGGCCCGCTATCAGGCGCGCGCCTTCTCCCCCGCCACGGCGGCCGAGCGTCTGGGGCAGTTCCTTCGCCGCCACCCGGATTCGGCCGAAGCCTCGGACGTTCTGGGCCTCCTCTTGTGGGAGATGGGACGCAAGGCCGAGGCGCTGAAAGCCCGCGACCGGGCGGCCGAGCTGTTCCGGCAGCGGGGACGCGACGGCCGCGCCGCCGCCATCCTCCAGTGGCGGCAGAATGTGGCCCCCGAGGCGCGGCCCGCCGAGGCTTCGCCGCCAACGCCTGCGCCCGAGCCTCCGCCGCCCGCCGTCGCCCCCATTCCCGAGGTCAAGTCGCTGCAGCCCCCGCCGCCGCCCCCTCCCCCGGCCCCGCCTCCGTCCCGGCCGCGCAGCTTCCAGGCCCTGGCCAATCCCGAGCCCCTGCCCTTCAAGCCCGGCACGCCCGTCCTGTTCGGCAGCGGCATCGTGCTGGAAGGCGGACGACAGGTGATCACCAACCGCCATGTGGTCGACGGCGCCCGTGACACCGCCATCCGCAACGGCACCGGCCATGTGCGCCGTGCCCGGGTGATCAAGGTCTCGGCCGAGGACGACCTGGCGCTGCTGGAACTGTCCGAGCCCTTCCCCGAGGGCGATGCCATGCCCATCTCGGCCATCAGCGACGGCGCGCCGGGCCGCGCCGCCATCGTCATGGGCTTTCCCCTGATCACCGTGCTGGGCGACGAGCAGCCGGCCCTGGCCGAGGGCATCGTCTCCAAGATGGGCGGGCTGAACGGCGATCCCGCCTCGTTCCAGATGACCACCAAGCTGAACCAGGGCAATTCCGGCGGGCCGGTATTCGACCGCAGCGGCCGGCTGATCGGCATCGCCGTGGCCAAGCTGGACACCGCCGATCTCAAAAGCCGGTCGGGCATCAGCGCCGAGGACGTCAACTTCGCCATCAAGTCCAGCCGCCTGCTGCGCTTTCTGGGGCGGAAGGGCGGCGGCAAGGCCGCGGCGGGCGACATGTCGCTGGAGGATCTTTACCAGTCCATGCTGCCCCGCGTCGTCCTGATCGCGTCCCCCAAATAG
- a CDS encoding helix-turn-helix domain-containing protein — protein sequence MSLYSAPVSQPYFDIIRLIERLHRHFLDVLRTELRRLNIEDINAVQALLLYNIGENEVVIRDLKDRGYYQGSNVSYNIKALTECGYLMQERSTHDRRSVRLKLTDKGLSLCNSIRKLQDDLAGVLGGDEKTAAQLDTTLETMQRLERTWTDFVHYGRIRGL from the coding sequence ATGTCCCTATACTCCGCCCCCGTGAGCCAGCCATACTTCGACATAATTCGCTTGATCGAGCGCCTGCACAGACATTTCCTGGATGTCTTGCGTACGGAATTGCGTCGTCTGAACATCGAAGACATCAATGCCGTTCAGGCCCTGCTTCTCTACAATATCGGTGAGAACGAAGTGGTTATCCGCGACCTGAAGGATCGCGGCTATTACCAGGGCTCCAACGTTTCCTACAACATCAAGGCGCTGACCGAATGCGGTTACTTGATGCAGGAGCGTTCGACCCATGACCGCCGTTCGGTTCGCCTCAAGCTGACCGACAAGGGCCTGTCCCTGTGCAACTCCATCCGCAAGCTGCAGGACGATCTGGCGGGCGTGTTGGGCGGCGACGAGAAGACGGCGGCCCAGCTGGACACCACGCTGGAGACCATGCAGCGTCTCGAACGCACCTGGACCGACTTTGTCCATTACGGCCGCATCCGCGGCCTTTAA
- a CDS encoding sensor histidine kinase — MSHATHSTFANSPRALAVLGPDGLLAHVGETLSRALGTAEPRLIGTRPGWVDGPDCTHTPLPGGQTLVELAPEAETRLRDSLRVNVEMRAIIENTFEFIGLLSPDGRLLDANRTALAFIGLDSLAPVLGMHFAETPWWEHSPEERAILRDGISRAAKGEFVRFETTHVDADGGIAYVDFSVKPVPDHEGNILFLVPEGRDITQRKRAEAALVAAKQEAEAANRAKSQFLATVSHELRTPLNAVIGFSEAILAGATGPASLERCVEYMDLIHSAGQHLRALIEDILDVSRIEAGRTELDEEEADPAELVRAAARLLEHKAVVTGVDFTVVIAPDLPRMRLDPRRIRQVLLNLAGNALKFTPAGGRVGISAEHVPEGLALTVEDTGIGIAPEHHAKVWQAFYQADSSLSRRHQGSGLGLAIVRHFVEAHGGTVSLASEAGKGTRITVLLPASRIIT, encoded by the coding sequence TTGTCGCACGCCACTCACAGCACCTTCGCCAACTCGCCGCGCGCCCTGGCGGTCCTCGGGCCGGACGGCCTGCTGGCCCATGTGGGCGAGACGCTGAGCCGGGCGCTGGGCACGGCGGAGCCCCGGCTGATCGGCACCCGGCCCGGCTGGGTCGACGGCCCCGACTGCACCCACACGCCCCTGCCCGGCGGCCAGACCCTGGTGGAGCTTGCCCCCGAAGCCGAAACGCGCCTGCGCGACAGCCTGCGGGTCAACGTGGAAATGCGGGCCATCATCGAGAACACCTTCGAGTTCATCGGCCTGCTGTCCCCCGACGGACGATTGCTGGACGCCAACCGCACCGCGCTGGCCTTCATCGGGCTGGACTCCCTCGCCCCGGTCCTGGGGATGCACTTCGCCGAAACCCCCTGGTGGGAGCACTCGCCGGAAGAACGCGCCATACTGCGCGACGGCATCTCCCGGGCGGCCAAGGGGGAATTCGTGCGCTTCGAGACCACCCACGTGGATGCCGACGGCGGTATCGCCTATGTGGATTTCTCGGTCAAGCCGGTGCCTGACCACGAAGGTAACATCCTGTTCCTGGTGCCAGAAGGACGCGACATCACCCAGCGCAAGCGGGCCGAGGCCGCCCTGGTCGCCGCCAAGCAGGAGGCCGAGGCCGCCAACCGCGCCAAGTCCCAGTTCCTGGCCACGGTCAGCCACGAGCTGCGCACCCCGCTCAACGCGGTGATCGGCTTTTCCGAAGCCATTCTGGCCGGAGCCACCGGCCCCGCCAGCCTGGAGCGCTGCGTCGAGTACATGGACCTGATCCATTCCGCCGGGCAGCACCTGCGGGCGCTGATCGAGGACATCCTCGACGTGTCGCGCATCGAGGCCGGACGCACCGAACTGGACGAGGAGGAGGCCGACCCCGCCGAACTGGTCCGCGCCGCCGCCCGCCTGCTGGAACACAAGGCCGTGGTGACCGGCGTGGACTTCACGGTGGTGATCGCTCCCGATCTTCCCCGCATGCGCCTCGACCCCCGCCGCATCCGGCAGGTTCTGCTCAATCTGGCGGGCAACGCCCTGAAATTCACCCCGGCCGGCGGACGGGTGGGCATTTCAGCCGAACATGTGCCGGAAGGACTGGCCCTGACGGTCGAGGATACCGGCATCGGCATCGCCCCGGAGCATCACGCCAAGGTCTGGCAGGCCTTCTACCAGGCGGATTCCTCGTTGTCGCGCCGCCACCAGGGATCGGGACTGGGGCTGGCCATCGTCCGCCATTTCGTCGAGGCCCATGGCGGCACGGTGTCGCTGGCCAGCGAAGCGGGCAAGGGCACCCGCATCACCGTGCTGCTGCCAGCCTCGCGCATCATCACCTGA
- a CDS encoding glycosyltransferase: protein MRLSGFVVLLLIVLGNLGFWAVMNRPQNAALPWSGTLNSVSFSAGRADDDPTIVRKLPYMDEWLLPTRAEMDEDLAMLAGKVHQVRTYSTLEGLDQVPELAAKYGLKALPGAWLDERLGRNEVEIANIIRIARDNPNVDRVIIGNENLTLHRLSPEQMIRYLRRVRAALPDRVKISTAEAWAIWLDYPELTREVDFITIHTLPFWEPGGVHIDNALDFTKRMVRDVKAAYPDKPIFIGEVGWPSAGRNYGVSEPSLVNQAMFLRNFVNWAHEEKLDYNIVEAFDQPWKVNLDNTASEKHWGIYTVERQPKFSWIGPVLEFEEWPTQAITATLIALLPVVWFLGKWKTLRLPGKIFFALLVQFASTLLIWTMSTPVIRDVSPGTGLMLGLMLPAQLLLLIVVLIAGIEVTELTWASKFKRRFTALPPDQCKRFPKVSIHLPCYNEPPAMVKLTLDSLMALDYPNFEIIVLDNNTKKEEVWRPVEEYCKTLGDKVKFFHLAPWPGAKAGALNFGLTVTDPEAEIIGVVDSDYMVDKNWLKGLVPYFENPKVGHVQAPQDHREWEHDLFKEMINWEYAGFFDIGMVFRNEADAIIQHGTMTLVRKKTLEDAGRWGEWCIVEDAELGLRMMKAGYQSVYVQDRLGHGLVPDSFMAYKKQRFRWAYGAVQILKAHWRSLIPFKQTGLTTGQKYHFVAGWLPWFADAFYLLFCVAALAWSLGMIVAPRYFSTPLPFFTLPTVGVFVAKIFHHFFLYTTRVNCGLKRRSLAAIAGMGLTYSIAWAMWQGIFTKSTPFMRTPKMANKAAFTQGFLMASEEATLALLHYVAAIAVLIPRNNFTDPDVRIWSLTLVVQAMPFLAALVASLISVMPSDGPAQPEHSHSNAKPEAAE from the coding sequence ATGCGTCTTTCCGGCTTCGTGGTTCTGCTTCTGATCGTTCTGGGCAATCTCGGTTTCTGGGCGGTGATGAACCGCCCGCAAAACGCCGCCCTGCCCTGGTCCGGCACCCTTAACAGCGTTTCGTTCAGTGCGGGCCGCGCCGATGACGATCCTACCATCGTGCGCAAGCTGCCCTATATGGACGAGTGGCTGCTGCCGACCCGGGCCGAGATGGACGAGGATCTGGCCATGCTGGCCGGCAAGGTCCATCAGGTCCGCACCTATTCCACCCTGGAGGGCCTGGACCAGGTCCCCGAGCTGGCCGCCAAGTACGGCCTGAAGGCCCTGCCCGGCGCCTGGCTGGATGAGCGCCTGGGCCGCAACGAGGTGGAGATCGCCAACATCATCCGCATCGCCCGCGACAATCCCAACGTGGACCGGGTGATCATCGGCAACGAAAACCTGACGCTGCACCGCCTGTCGCCCGAGCAGATGATCCGCTATCTGCGCCGGGTGCGCGCCGCGCTGCCCGACCGGGTCAAGATCAGCACCGCCGAGGCCTGGGCCATCTGGCTGGACTATCCCGAACTGACCCGCGAAGTGGATTTCATCACCATCCACACCCTGCCGTTCTGGGAGCCGGGCGGCGTCCACATCGACAACGCGCTGGACTTCACCAAGCGCATGGTCCGCGACGTCAAGGCCGCCTATCCCGACAAGCCCATCTTCATCGGCGAAGTGGGCTGGCCGTCGGCGGGGCGCAATTACGGCGTCTCCGAGCCGTCGCTGGTCAACCAGGCCATGTTCCTGCGCAATTTCGTCAATTGGGCCCACGAGGAGAAGCTCGACTACAACATCGTCGAAGCCTTCGACCAGCCGTGGAAAGTGAACCTGGACAACACCGCGTCGGAAAAGCATTGGGGCATCTACACCGTGGAGCGCCAGCCCAAGTTCAGCTGGATCGGCCCCGTGCTGGAATTCGAGGAATGGCCCACCCAGGCCATCACCGCCACCCTGATCGCCCTGCTGCCCGTGGTGTGGTTCCTGGGCAAGTGGAAGACGCTGCGCCTGCCGGGCAAGATCTTCTTCGCCCTCCTGGTGCAGTTCGCGTCGACGCTGCTGATCTGGACCATGTCCACCCCCGTCATCCGCGACGTGTCGCCGGGCACCGGGCTGATGCTGGGGCTGATGCTGCCCGCCCAGCTATTGCTGCTGATCGTGGTGCTGATCGCCGGCATCGAGGTGACCGAACTGACCTGGGCCAGCAAGTTCAAGCGGCGCTTCACCGCCCTGCCGCCCGACCAGTGCAAGCGCTTCCCCAAGGTCTCCATCCACCTGCCGTGCTACAACGAGCCGCCGGCCATGGTGAAGCTGACCCTGGACAGCCTGATGGCGCTGGACTACCCCAACTTCGAAATCATCGTGTTGGACAACAACACCAAGAAGGAGGAGGTCTGGCGGCCGGTCGAGGAGTACTGCAAGACCCTGGGCGACAAGGTGAAGTTTTTTCACCTGGCGCCCTGGCCCGGCGCCAAGGCCGGCGCGCTGAACTTCGGCCTCACCGTCACCGACCCCGAAGCCGAGATTATCGGCGTGGTGGATTCCGACTACATGGTGGACAAGAACTGGCTGAAAGGCCTGGTCCCCTATTTCGAGAATCCCAAGGTGGGCCATGTCCAGGCGCCCCAGGATCACCGCGAATGGGAACACGACCTGTTCAAGGAAATGATCAACTGGGAATATGCCGGGTTCTTTGACATCGGCATGGTGTTCCGCAACGAGGCCGACGCCATCATCCAGCACGGCACCATGACCCTGGTGCGCAAGAAGACGCTGGAAGACGCCGGCCGCTGGGGCGAGTGGTGCATCGTCGAGGATGCCGAGCTGGGCCTGCGCATGATGAAGGCCGGCTATCAGTCGGTCTATGTCCAGGACCGCCTGGGCCATGGCCTGGTCCCCGATTCCTTCATGGCCTACAAGAAGCAGCGTTTCCGCTGGGCCTATGGCGCGGTGCAGATTCTCAAGGCCCATTGGCGCTCGCTGATCCCCTTCAAGCAGACCGGACTGACCACCGGCCAGAAGTACCATTTCGTCGCCGGCTGGCTGCCCTGGTTCGCCGACGCCTTCTACCTGCTGTTCTGCGTGGCGGCGCTGGCCTGGTCGCTGGGCATGATCGTGGCGCCGCGCTATTTCAGCACGCCGCTGCCCTTCTTCACCCTGCCCACCGTGGGCGTGTTCGTGGCGAAGATCTTCCACCACTTCTTCCTCTACACCACGCGGGTGAATTGCGGGCTGAAGCGCCGGTCGCTGGCGGCCATCGCCGGCATGGGGCTGACCTATTCCATCGCCTGGGCCATGTGGCAGGGCATCTTCACCAAGTCGACGCCCTTCATGCGCACCCCCAAGATGGCCAACAAGGCGGCCTTCACCCAGGGCTTCCTGATGGCGTCGGAAGAGGCCACCCTGGCGCTGCTGCACTACGTCGCCGCCATCGCCGTGCTGATCCCGCGCAACAACTTCACCGACCCCGACGTGCGGATCTGGTCGCTGACCCTGGTGGTCCAGGCCATGCCCTTCCTGGCGGCCCTGGTGGCCTCGCTGATCAGCGTTATGCCGTCGGACGGCCCGGCGCAGCCTGAGCACAGCCATAGCAACGCCAAGCCGGAAGCCGCCGAATAG
- the purB gene encoding adenylosuccinate lyase → MIPRYSRAEMTKIWEPENRFRIWFEIEAHACDALAEIGVIPKDSARIIWEKGDIPYTPARSARIDEIEAETKHDVIAFLTELAEHIGPESRFVHQGMTSSDVLDTCLNVQLTQAADILLADLDRVLNALEKRAFELKDVVCMGRSHGIHAEPVTMGLKFATFHAEFQRNRRRLKSAREDIATCAISGAVGTFANIDPRVEEHVAAKLGLKPEPVSTQVIPRDRHAQFFATLGVIASSVEHLAIEIRHLQRTEVREAEEYFSPGQKGSSAMPHKRNPVLTENLTGLARIVRGMVIPAMENVALWHERDISHSSVERMIGPDATVTLDFALNRLAGVVEKLVVYPEAVAKNLNQLGGLVFSQRVLLALTQAGMSREDSYKAVQRNAMKVWLESANFLDLLKADSEVAAKIPAKTLEELFDLRYHTKHVDTIFKRVFGRA, encoded by the coding sequence ATGATCCCCCGCTATTCCCGCGCCGAAATGACCAAGATCTGGGAGCCGGAAAACCGCTTCCGCATCTGGTTCGAGATCGAGGCCCATGCCTGTGACGCCCTGGCCGAGATCGGGGTGATCCCCAAGGACTCCGCCAGGATCATCTGGGAGAAGGGCGACATCCCCTACACCCCCGCCCGCTCGGCGCGCATCGACGAGATCGAGGCCGAGACCAAGCACGACGTCATCGCCTTCCTGACCGAACTGGCCGAGCATATCGGCCCCGAATCGCGCTTCGTGCACCAGGGCATGACCTCGTCGGACGTGCTCGACACCTGCCTCAACGTACAGCTGACCCAGGCCGCCGACATCCTGCTGGCCGACCTGGACCGGGTACTGAACGCCCTGGAAAAGCGGGCCTTCGAGTTGAAGGACGTGGTGTGCATGGGCCGCTCCCACGGAATTCATGCCGAGCCGGTGACCATGGGGCTGAAATTCGCCACCTTCCATGCCGAGTTCCAGCGCAACCGCCGCCGCCTGAAGTCGGCGCGGGAAGACATCGCCACCTGCGCCATCTCGGGCGCCGTGGGCACCTTCGCCAATATCGACCCCCGGGTCGAGGAGCACGTGGCCGCCAAGCTGGGCCTCAAGCCCGAGCCGGTCTCCACCCAGGTGATCCCGCGCGACCGCCACGCCCAGTTCTTCGCCACCCTGGGCGTCATCGCCAGCTCGGTCGAGCATCTGGCCATCGAGATCCGCCATCTGCAGCGCACCGAAGTGCGCGAGGCCGAGGAATACTTCTCGCCCGGCCAGAAGGGCAGTTCGGCCATGCCCCACAAGCGCAATCCCGTGCTGACCGAGAATCTCACCGGTCTGGCCCGTATCGTGCGCGGCATGGTGATCCCGGCCATGGAGAACGTCGCCCTGTGGCACGAGCGCGACATCTCCCACTCCTCGGTGGAGCGCATGATCGGCCCCGACGCCACCGTCACCCTGGACTTTGCCCTGAACCGCCTGGCCGGCGTGGTGGAAAAGCTGGTGGTCTATCCCGAGGCCGTGGCCAAGAACCTCAACCAGCTGGGCGGTCTGGTGTTCTCGCAGCGCGTCCTGCTGGCGCTCACCCAGGCGGGCATGAGCCGCGAGGACAGCTACAAGGCCGTCCAGCGCAACGCCATGAAGGTGTGGCTGGAAAGCGCCAACTTCCTCGACCTGCTCAAGGCCGATTCCGAAGTGGCCGCCAAGATCCCCGCCAAGACCCTGGAAGAGCTGTTCGACCTCCGCTACCACACCAAGCACGTGGACACCATTTTCAAGCGGGTGTTCGGCCGCGCCTGA
- a CDS encoding methyl-accepting chemotaxis protein — protein MLGHRIATMGIVPKIMALAVSGVLLLGLSVTLLSRSLLHASAADAARERVETNMKVAWDVLKSKGTAFSVADGKILAGDHVLNGNFDVVDKIKALVGGSATVFMGDTRVTTNVIKPDGSRAVGTQLAKTAAYEAVFGRKTSFRGEVEILGEPYMTAYDPILDGAGNVIGVLYVGIKKADFLVAAERTLQLMVGVTVLVGALSILVSWTIAKRNLATPLKRSILAMRDLADGNLDVAIRHTERRDEIGEMIRALEIFKENGQARHRLEAAQAAEQAARNRRQEAIERLTTDFNSSVFAVLNGVTESAHHLRDSAQSMTSVAEDTSRQSTVVAAAAEQASVNVETVAAAAEQLAASEHEIARQVANSSEISHRASEEAERVNSIVLSLSEATNRIGQVVTLINDIAAQTNLLALNATIEAARAGDAGKGFAVVANEVKHLATQTARATEDIVVQINSVQAVTRDAVSAIGGIGHTISSISESASAIASAVEEQTAATAEIARNVQEASSGTREVTSSITLVNQGAATTGSAAHQLLGTADELSQQSEQLATEVSEFLAAIKAA, from the coding sequence ATGCTTGGCCACCGTATCGCCACCATGGGAATCGTTCCGAAGATCATGGCTCTCGCCGTGTCGGGAGTCCTTTTGCTGGGGTTGAGCGTGACCCTGCTCAGCCGGTCACTGCTGCATGCCAGCGCCGCCGACGCGGCGCGCGAGCGGGTCGAGACCAACATGAAAGTGGCCTGGGACGTCCTGAAGTCCAAGGGAACGGCCTTCTCCGTGGCCGATGGCAAGATTCTGGCCGGTGATCATGTGCTGAACGGCAATTTCGACGTGGTGGACAAGATCAAGGCGCTGGTGGGGGGCTCCGCCACGGTCTTCATGGGCGACACCCGCGTCACCACCAATGTCATCAAGCCCGACGGCAGCCGGGCCGTGGGCACACAACTGGCCAAGACCGCCGCCTATGAGGCGGTCTTTGGCCGAAAGACATCCTTTCGCGGCGAAGTAGAAATCCTGGGCGAGCCCTACATGACCGCCTACGACCCCATTCTCGACGGGGCCGGCAATGTCATCGGCGTGCTCTATGTGGGAATCAAGAAGGCCGATTTCCTGGTCGCCGCCGAGCGGACGCTGCAATTGATGGTGGGGGTCACGGTCCTGGTGGGCGCCCTGAGCATCCTGGTCAGCTGGACCATCGCCAAGCGTAACCTGGCCACGCCGCTCAAGCGCAGCATCCTGGCCATGCGCGATCTGGCCGACGGCAATCTCGACGTGGCGATTCGCCATACCGAGCGTCGGGACGAGATCGGCGAGATGATCCGGGCGTTGGAAATCTTCAAGGAAAACGGCCAGGCCCGCCATCGCCTCGAAGCGGCCCAGGCGGCCGAGCAGGCGGCCCGCAACCGGCGCCAGGAGGCCATCGAGCGCCTGACCACCGATTTCAACAGCAGTGTGTTCGCGGTGCTGAACGGCGTGACCGAATCCGCGCATCACCTGCGCGATTCGGCTCAATCCATGACTTCGGTGGCCGAGGACACGTCGCGCCAGTCCACCGTGGTGGCCGCCGCGGCCGAACAAGCCTCGGTCAACGTGGAAACCGTGGCCGCCGCCGCCGAGCAATTGGCCGCCTCCGAGCACGAGATCGCCCGTCAGGTCGCCAATTCCAGCGAAATCTCGCACCGCGCCTCCGAGGAGGCCGAGCGGGTCAACAGCATCGTGCTGTCCCTGTCCGAAGCGACCAACCGCATCGGACAGGTGGTGACGCTGATCAACGACATCGCCGCCCAGACCAATCTTCTGGCCTTGAATGCCACCATCGAGGCGGCCCGCGCCGGCGATGCCGGAAAGGGCTTCGCCGTGGTCGCCAACGAGGTCAAGCATCTGGCCACCCAGACGGCGAGGGCGACGGAGGACATCGTCGTCCAGATCAATTCGGTCCAGGCCGTGACCCGCGACGCGGTCAGCGCCATCGGCGGCATCGGCCACACCATTTCCAGCATCTCGGAAAGCGCCTCGGCCATCGCCTCGGCGGTGGAGGAGCAGACCGCCGCCACGGCGGAGATCGCCCGCAACGTCCAGGAGGCGTCCAGCGGAACCCGCGAGGTCACCTCCTCCATCACCCTGGTCAACCAGGGGGCCGCCACCACCGGCAGCGCCGCCCATCAGTTGCTGGGCACCGCCGACGAACTGTCGCAGCAGTCGGAGCAATTGGCCACCGAGGTGTCCGAATTCCTGGCCGCCATCAAGGCGGCCTGA
- a CDS encoding ParA family protein, whose translation MGAKPRIVVVFNQKGGIGKTTTSVNLAVCLAELGRKVVLVDLDAQSNASTSVGLTSPAATGAYQLLRGEVDVSHASRATPYPNLRLVAGSDDLSWADVEIAVKLDPQYVLERALETTPADVDVVVVDCPPAFGILSVNAAVAADVVILPVVPAPLALDGLHKAWWNIQRVRTHFNRDLESMGILFTMTEDSDVMHRISDSVVASFGGRVLPVRVPRDLKVVEAAARDLPLVILDPESPAAKAYGLLADFVDAHMLEPRAVAPGIAPGPVVEEEEELPPLRQSPPMEPGPAPGANWDEQLAETVDMVPEVSDLRWKIGVAIMLILLGGCVGYAFGRWMYMPL comes from the coding sequence GTGGGCGCCAAGCCGAGAATCGTGGTGGTGTTCAACCAGAAGGGCGGTATCGGCAAGACCACCACCAGTGTCAATCTGGCGGTCTGTCTGGCGGAACTGGGGCGCAAGGTGGTGCTCGTCGACCTGGACGCGCAAAGCAATGCCTCGACCAGCGTCGGACTGACCTCGCCGGCGGCGACCGGCGCGTACCAGTTGCTGCGCGGAGAGGTCGACGTCAGCCATGCCTCGCGCGCCACGCCCTATCCCAATCTGCGTCTGGTGGCCGGCTCGGACGACCTGTCCTGGGCCGACGTGGAGATCGCCGTCAAGCTCGACCCGCAATATGTGCTGGAGCGGGCCCTGGAGACCACGCCCGCCGATGTGGACGTGGTGGTGGTGGACTGCCCCCCGGCCTTCGGCATCCTGTCGGTCAACGCGGCGGTGGCCGCCGACGTGGTGATCCTGCCGGTGGTGCCGGCGCCGCTGGCCCTGGATGGCCTGCATAAGGCGTGGTGGAACATTCAGCGGGTCAGAACGCATTTCAACCGCGACCTGGAGTCCATGGGCATCCTGTTCACCATGACCGAGGACAGCGATGTCATGCATCGCATCTCCGATTCCGTGGTCGCGTCGTTCGGCGGGCGGGTGTTGCCGGTCCGCGTGCCGCGTGACCTCAAGGTGGTGGAGGCGGCGGCCCGGGACCTGCCCCTGGTGATCCTCGATCCGGAAAGCCCGGCGGCCAAGGCCTATGGCCTTCTGGCCGATTTCGTCGACGCCCATATGCTGGAGCCCCGCGCCGTCGCGCCAGGGATCGCGCCGGGTCCCGTCGTGGAGGAGGAAGAGGAGTTGCCTCCCCTCCGCCAGTCGCCGCCCATGGAGCCCGGTCCGGCGCCCGGTGCCAACTGGGACGAGCAACTGGCCGAGACCGTAGATATGGTGCCCGAGGTCTCCGACCTGCGCTGGAAGATCGGGGTGGCCATCATGCTGATTCTGCTGGGCGGCTGCGTCGGCTATGCCTTCGGCCGCTGGATGTACATGCCCCTCTGA